The following are encoded in a window of Burkholderiales bacterium genomic DNA:
- a CDS encoding autotransporter assembly complex family protein gives MRQSVIGLSAAACRPGRARPWRIRGARVLAALLAAAAIRAAAQSVEYRVEIDAPEPLAELLRANLDLVRWSGRADVSEDQLKLLVKSAPRQARDLLATEGYFSPLVSVELARQQAAWVARLKVEPGEPARVISVDFRVSGAIDSDPHREERIAAARQAFGIERGRIFRQAHWEAGKERALHSLQRRLYAAAAMAHSRADIDPRTREARLQVAIDSGPPFAFGALEIRGLQRYAPSIVHNLSPIRAGDPYDEEELLKFQRRLLGSGYFASAVVSAGNDPAQAAAAPVYVTLVESAARRLELGAGFSTDRGARFQAGYTDHNALGRAWRFNSVLKLDRVSQQAAGGLTLPRDEKGWRNGFEGKVNHQDIQGEERLDWSVAAARTYSIETRESQLALEYLSEKQVLESGEEDYRKALYLSRSWSWSALDDALAPRQGYTLRLAGGAAGQAALSDQNFARLQVKGTYLQPVRGFGTLLVRLELGYVAADSRAGIPSAYLFRTGGDTTVRGYAFESLGVQENGAVTGGRYLGVGSVEYIQWIAPRWGLAAFYDAGNATDELSGFRAAAGYGAGVRWSSPVGTLSLDLAYGERSEQYRVHFNVGLVF, from the coding sequence CGTGCGAACCTGGACCTCGTGCGCTGGAGCGGGCGCGCGGATGTCAGCGAAGATCAGCTCAAGCTGCTCGTCAAGTCCGCCCCGCGGCAAGCGCGCGACCTGCTTGCCACTGAAGGGTACTTCTCGCCGCTGGTGTCGGTAGAACTGGCGCGGCAGCAAGCGGCCTGGGTCGCGCGCCTGAAGGTGGAACCCGGTGAACCCGCACGCGTGATTTCGGTGGACTTTAGGGTGAGCGGAGCGATCGATTCCGACCCGCATCGCGAGGAGCGAATTGCAGCCGCGCGCCAGGCGTTCGGCATTGAGCGCGGCCGGATCTTCCGGCAGGCGCACTGGGAGGCAGGCAAGGAGCGTGCGCTGCACAGCCTGCAGCGGCGCCTGTACGCGGCGGCCGCCATGGCGCACAGTCGCGCCGACATCGACCCACGCACGCGCGAAGCCCGCCTGCAGGTCGCGATCGACAGCGGCCCGCCGTTCGCGTTCGGAGCCCTGGAAATCCGCGGCCTGCAGCGCTATGCGCCGTCGATCGTGCATAACCTGAGTCCGATCCGCGCCGGCGATCCCTACGACGAGGAAGAACTGCTGAAGTTCCAGCGGCGTTTGCTCGGCAGCGGCTATTTCGCGAGCGCTGTGGTCAGCGCGGGCAACGATCCTGCGCAAGCGGCCGCGGCGCCGGTGTACGTCACCCTCGTGGAATCGGCGGCGCGGCGGCTGGAACTGGGCGCGGGATTCAGCACCGACCGCGGCGCGCGCTTTCAGGCCGGGTATACCGATCACAACGCGCTGGGCCGGGCCTGGCGTTTCAATTCGGTGCTGAAGCTCGATCGGGTCAGTCAGCAGGCGGCGGGCGGCCTGACCCTTCCGCGGGACGAGAAGGGCTGGCGCAACGGCTTCGAGGGCAAGGTCAACCATCAGGACATCCAGGGCGAGGAACGGCTCGACTGGAGCGTGGCTGCGGCCCGTACCTATTCGATCGAGACCCGCGAGTCGCAGCTCGCGCTGGAGTATCTGAGCGAAAAGCAGGTACTGGAGAGCGGCGAAGAAGACTATCGGAAGGCGCTGTACCTGAGCCGGAGCTGGAGCTGGAGCGCGCTGGACGATGCGCTCGCGCCCCGGCAGGGCTACACGCTGCGGCTTGCCGGCGGCGCCGCCGGGCAAGCCGCGCTTTCCGACCAGAACTTCGCCCGCCTGCAGGTCAAGGGCACCTACCTTCAACCGGTGCGCGGCTTCGGTACGCTCTTGGTGCGGCTCGAACTCGGTTATGTCGCGGCCGATTCCCGCGCCGGCATCCCGTCGGCCTATCTGTTCCGCACCGGCGGCGATACGACGGTGCGCGGCTACGCCTTCGAAAGCCTGGGGGTGCAGGAGAACGGGGCGGTCACCGGGGGCCGCTACCTGGGCGTGGGCAGCGTTGAATACATCCAGTGGATCGCGCCCCGCTGGGGACTGGCCGCGTTCTACGACGCGGGCAACGCGACCGACGAGCTTTCCGGGTTCCGCGCGGCCGCGGGCTACGGCGCGGGCGTGCGCTGGAGCAGCCCGGTTGGCACGCTGAGCCTGGACCTCGCCTACGGCGAGCGCAGCGAGCAGTATCGGGTGCACTTCAACGTCGGGCTGGTGTTCTGA